The following are encoded in a window of Bradyrhizobium guangdongense genomic DNA:
- a CDS encoding tartrate dehydrogenase, whose product MRTHSIAAIPADGIGPEVISAGVRVLEALAKRSGDLAFNVKTFDWGSDYYKKHGVMMPADGLAELRKFDAIYFGAVGAPDVPDHITLWGLRLPICQGFDQYANVRPTKILPGVASPLRNVGVGDLDWVIVRENSEGEYAGMGGRAHKGLPEEVGTEVAVFTRVGVSRIMRYAFQLAQSRPRKFLTVVTKSNAQRHGMVMWDEIAAEVATEFPDVTWDKMLVDAMTVRMTLHPKSLDTIVATNLHADILSDLAGALAGSLGVAPTGNIDPQRRFPSMFEPIHGSAFDITGKGIANPVATFWTGAQMLEHLGEKDAAARLMKAVEQVCAAGVLTPDVGGKATTKDVTDAVIDAIHGSNV is encoded by the coding sequence ATGCGCACCCATTCGATCGCAGCCATTCCCGCCGACGGCATCGGCCCCGAGGTGATCTCGGCCGGCGTGCGCGTGCTGGAAGCGCTGGCCAAGCGCAGCGGCGATCTCGCCTTCAACGTCAAGACGTTCGACTGGGGCTCTGACTACTACAAGAAGCACGGCGTGATGATGCCGGCCGACGGCCTCGCCGAGCTCAGGAAATTCGACGCGATCTATTTTGGCGCAGTCGGCGCCCCTGACGTGCCCGACCACATCACGCTGTGGGGCCTGCGGCTGCCGATCTGCCAGGGTTTCGACCAATACGCCAATGTGCGGCCGACCAAGATTTTGCCGGGCGTCGCCTCTCCGCTGCGCAATGTCGGCGTCGGCGATCTCGACTGGGTGATCGTGCGCGAGAATTCGGAAGGCGAATATGCCGGCATGGGCGGCCGCGCGCACAAGGGCCTGCCGGAAGAGGTCGGCACCGAAGTCGCGGTGTTCACCCGCGTCGGGGTCAGCAGGATCATGCGTTATGCCTTCCAGCTCGCGCAGTCGCGGCCGCGCAAATTCCTCACCGTGGTGACCAAGTCGAACGCACAGCGGCACGGCATGGTGATGTGGGACGAGATCGCGGCCGAGGTCGCGACCGAATTCCCCGACGTGACCTGGGACAAGATGCTGGTCGACGCCATGACGGTGCGCATGACGCTGCACCCGAAGAGCCTCGACACCATCGTCGCGACCAATCTGCACGCCGACATCCTCTCCGACCTCGCCGGTGCGCTGGCCGGGAGCCTCGGCGTGGCGCCGACCGGCAACATCGATCCGCAGCGCCGCTTCCCCTCGATGTTCGAGCCGATCCACGGCTCCGCCTTCGACATCACCGGCAAAGGCATCGCCAACCCGGTCGCGACGTTCTGGACCGGTGCGCAGATGCTCGAACATCTCGGTGAAAAGGATGCCGCCGCACGTTTGATGAAGGCGGTCGAGCAGGTCTGCGCGGCCGGCGTGCTGACGCCTGACGTCGGCGGCAAGGCGACGACCAAGGACGTCACCGACGCCGTGATCGACGCGATCCACGGCTCGAACGTGTGA
- a CDS encoding MFS transporter has protein sequence MASEIQTRVLRKITWRIVPFIMLLYFVAFVDRVNIGFASLTMNKDIGLSPTVYGFGAGIFFWGYFLFEVPSNIILHKVGARIWIARVMITWGLVSAAMAFVQGATSFYILRFLLGVAEAGFFPGIILYLSYWFPARQRAAVTALFMAAAPLSTVLGSPVSGALLEMDGMLGLKGWQWLFVLEALPAVLLGFVVLALLTDRPEKAKWLGEDERRWLVETMNEETTRKAATASHSIWRGLADPRVLALSLIYFGTSAGLYTLGVWAPQIIKQFGLSSLQVGFLNALPATAAVVAMVLWARHSDRTGERTWHVVLACLLSAAGLAYAGLAAGVVTVLVALTLVNIGISSAKPPLWSMPTLFLSGPAAAAGIATINSIGNLGGFVGPAMIGWIKDQTGSFIGGLYFVSGLLVLSAALTLLLSRAKTAPVEAVTQSH, from the coding sequence GTGGCGAGCGAGATTCAGACGCGCGTGCTGCGCAAGATCACCTGGCGCATCGTTCCCTTCATCATGCTGCTCTACTTCGTGGCCTTCGTCGACCGCGTCAACATCGGCTTCGCCTCACTGACGATGAACAAGGACATCGGCCTGTCGCCGACCGTCTACGGTTTTGGCGCCGGTATCTTCTTCTGGGGCTATTTCCTGTTCGAGGTGCCCTCCAACATCATTCTGCACAAGGTCGGCGCGCGAATCTGGATCGCGCGGGTGATGATTACGTGGGGCCTCGTCTCGGCGGCGATGGCGTTCGTGCAAGGCGCGACCAGCTTCTACATCCTGCGCTTCCTGCTCGGCGTCGCGGAGGCCGGCTTCTTTCCCGGCATCATCCTTTATCTCTCCTACTGGTTCCCGGCACGCCAGCGCGCCGCTGTGACCGCCCTGTTCATGGCGGCCGCACCGCTCTCGACCGTGCTGGGCTCGCCGGTCTCGGGCGCGCTCTTGGAGATGGACGGAATGCTCGGCCTCAAGGGCTGGCAATGGCTGTTCGTGCTGGAGGCACTGCCTGCCGTGCTGCTCGGCTTCGTCGTGCTGGCGCTCCTGACCGATCGGCCCGAGAAGGCGAAATGGCTCGGCGAGGACGAGCGCCGCTGGCTGGTCGAGACCATGAACGAAGAGACCACGCGCAAAGCTGCGACCGCGAGCCACAGCATCTGGCGCGGGCTGGCCGATCCCCGCGTGCTGGCACTGTCGCTGATCTATTTCGGCACTTCGGCGGGTCTCTATACGCTCGGCGTCTGGGCGCCGCAGATCATCAAGCAATTCGGCCTGTCCTCGCTCCAGGTCGGATTCCTCAACGCATTGCCGGCAACCGCTGCCGTGGTCGCCATGGTGCTGTGGGCGCGGCATTCAGACCGCACCGGCGAACGTACCTGGCATGTCGTGCTTGCCTGCCTGCTCTCGGCCGCGGGCCTTGCCTATGCTGGCCTTGCAGCCGGAGTGGTCACCGTCCTCGTTGCGCTGACGCTGGTGAACATCGGGATCTCCTCGGCGAAACCGCCGCTCTGGAGCATGCCAACGCTGTTCCTGTCCGGCCCGGCGGCCGCCGCAGGCATCGCGACCATCAATTCGATCGGCAATCTCGGCGGCTTCGTCGGTCCCGCCATGATCGGCTGGATCAAGGACCAGACCGGCAGCTTCATCGGCGGGCTTTACTTCGTCAGCGGCCTGCTGGTTCTCTCCGCGGCCCTGACCCTGCTATTGTCGCGCGCGAAAACCGCGCCCGTCGAAGCCGTCACGCAATCCCATTGA
- a CDS encoding LysR family transcriptional regulator, with amino-acid sequence MELHQLRCFVAAAEQLHFGRAAQHLQMLPSALGRQIRLLEEDLGTRLFARTTRAVSLTEDGATLLRDARAILAKVEAVESNLRNRSRAGAARRLRIGAIDSAAAGLLPPLLRDFRAGNPDISVQLLEDKTVRLLPKILTGALDLAFVRPPDRPDKRLEFRPLLQETAIVAFPQRHALAARKSVMLADIADEAMLVPDRRSRPHSHDLTVKLFEQAGLTPRIVQVADEKQTIINLVATKLGVAIVPRWTTRMAVSGVRFVPLRPKQSGPVGRLPLAAAWLRGSRDPARDAMLSVLEARLRSYAREA; translated from the coding sequence ATGGAATTGCATCAGCTTCGATGCTTCGTGGCGGCGGCCGAGCAACTGCATTTCGGCCGCGCCGCACAGCATCTCCAGATGCTGCCGTCGGCGCTCGGACGTCAGATCAGGCTATTGGAAGAGGATCTGGGCACGCGGCTGTTCGCGCGCACGACCCGCGCCGTTTCGCTTACCGAGGACGGCGCGACGCTGCTGCGCGACGCCCGCGCCATCCTTGCCAAGGTCGAAGCCGTCGAGAGCAACTTGCGCAACCGCTCGCGCGCGGGCGCGGCGCGGCGGCTGCGGATCGGTGCCATCGACAGCGCCGCAGCGGGGCTGCTACCGCCGCTCTTGCGCGACTTCCGCGCCGGGAATCCGGATATCTCAGTCCAACTCCTGGAAGACAAGACCGTCCGGTTGCTGCCAAAGATCCTGACCGGTGCGCTCGATCTCGCCTTCGTCCGACCGCCCGACCGGCCGGACAAGCGGCTGGAGTTTCGCCCGTTGCTCCAGGAGACCGCGATCGTGGCCTTTCCGCAGCGCCATGCGCTCGCCGCGCGGAAGTCGGTGATGCTGGCCGACATCGCCGACGAAGCGATGCTGGTGCCGGACCGCCGCTCGCGGCCGCACAGCCACGACCTCACGGTCAAGCTGTTCGAGCAGGCCGGGCTGACGCCGCGCATCGTGCAGGTTGCAGACGAGAAACAGACCATCATCAACCTGGTCGCAACGAAGCTCGGCGTTGCGATCGTGCCGCGCTGGACCACGCGGATGGCGGTCTCGGGCGTGCGCTTCGTGCCGCTCCGTCCCAAGCAGAGCGGTCCCGTCGGCCGGCTGCCGCTGGCCGCAGCCTGGCTGCGCGGCTCGCGCGATCCGGCTCGCGACGCCATGCTGTCGGTGCTGGAGGCGCGCCTGCGCAGCTATGCGCGGGAGGCGTGA
- a CDS encoding aspartate dehydrogenase encodes MTDQNASSELRVAIAGLGSIGTKVASALDQGIEGLALSALAVRDPAKHQAFLGGLRHPPQILPIDRLGDAADIVVECAPSSQLRGIIEPAVRRGKSAVVVSVGGLLDNYDLVDLARANGGRILVSTGALIGLDAVNAAAIGTIHSVKMVTRKPIDGLKGAPFIVQNNIDIDNLREPLKLFEGSARDAAKGFPANVNVAVALSLAGIGPDRTQIQVWADPTVTRNVHRIEVEADSARFSMSIENIPSENPKTGLITALSVIALLRKQRATLCVGT; translated from the coding sequence ATGACGGATCAGAATGCTTCAAGCGAATTGCGGGTGGCGATTGCAGGCCTCGGTTCGATCGGCACAAAGGTAGCAAGCGCGCTCGATCAGGGCATCGAGGGATTGGCGCTGTCGGCGCTGGCAGTGCGCGATCCCGCCAAGCACCAGGCGTTTCTCGGCGGCCTGCGCCATCCGCCGCAAATCCTGCCGATCGATCGGCTCGGCGACGCCGCCGATATCGTGGTGGAATGCGCACCGAGCAGCCAATTGCGAGGGATCATCGAGCCAGCGGTGAGACGCGGCAAGTCCGCGGTCGTGGTCAGCGTCGGCGGGCTGCTCGACAATTACGATCTGGTTGATCTCGCCCGCGCCAATGGCGGCCGCATCCTCGTGTCGACAGGCGCGCTGATCGGACTTGATGCGGTGAACGCCGCCGCGATCGGAACCATCCATTCGGTGAAGATGGTGACGCGCAAGCCGATCGATGGACTCAAGGGCGCGCCGTTCATCGTTCAGAACAACATCGACATCGACAATCTGCGCGAGCCGCTGAAACTGTTCGAGGGCAGCGCACGCGACGCGGCGAAGGGCTTTCCGGCCAATGTCAATGTCGCGGTTGCGCTGTCGCTGGCGGGCATCGGACCCGATCGTACTCAGATCCAGGTTTGGGCCGACCCGACGGTGACGCGCAATGTTCATCGTATCGAGGTCGAAGCGGATTCGGCGCGGTTCTCGATGAGTATCGAGAACATCCCGTCCGAAAATCCCAAGACCGGTCTGATCACCGCGCTGTCCGTGATCGCGCTGCTGCGCAAGCAGCGCGCCACGCTGTGCGTGGGGACGTGA